AAGACCGTGTTGACGATGCATTGCACGCAACTCGTGCTGCTGTTGAAGAAGGTATCGTAGCAGGTGGTGGTGTTGCTTATATCCGTGCAACTTCTGCTCTTGAAGGACTTGTTGGAAACAACGACGACGAAAATACAGGTATCAACATTATCCGTATCGCGCTTGAAGCTCCATTGAGAACAATCGTTTCTAACTCAGGTCAGGAACCATCTGTTGTTGTTGCAAAAGTGAAAGAAGGAGCTGGTGCTTATGGTTACAATGCTAAGGACAATGTTTACACAGACTTGTTAGAAGCTGGTATCATCGATCCTAAGAAAGTTTCACGTCTTGCTTTGGAAAACGCAGCGTCAATCGCAGGTTTGTTGTTAACAACAGAATGTGTAATTGCTGACGATCCGGAAGAAGCTGCTGCACCAATGGGTGGCGGTCACGGCGGTGGAATGGGTGGAATGATGTAATCATCCCCAAGTCATATAAATTAGGCAAAAAAACAGCCGTCCGGAAATTCCGGACGGCTGTTTGCTTTACTCAACGTTATGAAAATCTCCAACCCTTAGGAAATTTGATATTAAGACGGACGGAAAATCGACAGGTCACACAGGATTTAAAAATATTTCAAATTATTTTTTCGATACAAAAAAAATGGCCGTCCGGAAAATCCGAACGGCTATTTACTTTACTCAACGTTATGAAAAACTTCTCCATTATGACGTGGTCATATCGGGGAAGTCACAGTTAAAACAAAAAAATTTAACAATTTGTTTACTTATCTGTATTTTATTGCAACATTTTTCCATCCTGCATCACAATTCGCCGGTCTGCCATCTCTGCTAAATCCTCATTATGAGTGACTATGATGAATGTATGGCCCAGTTCGTCTCTTAACTTAAAAAATAACTGATGAAGCTCTAAAGCATTTTGTGAATCCAGATTCCCGCTTGGTTCATCTGCCAAAACAATGGCAGGTTTGTTCAATAAAGCACGGGCAACGGCTACTCTTTGCTGTTCTCCACCTGAAAGTTGAGATGGTAAATGATTGATCCGGTCGGATAAACCTAATAATCCCAATAACTCCTCTCCTCTTTTCTTTATCTCTTTTTCACTCAATCCCGCATTGATATACCCCGGCATACATGCATTTTCCAGCGCCGTGAATTCCGCCAGAAGATTATGAAACTGAAAAATAAAACCGATCTTTTCATTTCTGAATCTGGCCAGATCTTTTTCTACCAAAGTTGAAACATTGGTATCGCCGATAAATACCTGTCCTTCGTCCGGTCTGTCAAGCGTTCCCAGTATATGGAGCAGTGTACTCTTGCCGGCACCTGATGCGCCAACGATCGCAACAACTTCACCACTATTGACCTCAATATCTATTCCTTTTAGAACCTGCAAGGCGCCATATGTGCGCTTTATTCCTTTTGCCCGAAGTAAATTCATATTATGAAAAGATAATTAGGTAAAAAGCTACCCCCGTTTTGATTAATTCCTTAATTTGCCGTGAAAATACCAATTTACTTTTATACTCATGAATATTCACGAATATCAAGGCAAAAGTGTCCTTAAAAAATACGGCGTACGTATTCAGGAAGGACTTGTTGCCGACACCCCCGACAAGGCGGTGGAAGTCGCCCGTGAGATTAGCCAGCAGACAGGTACCAAATGGTATGTGGTTAAATCACAGATTCACGCGGGTGGGCGTGGTAAAGGCAGAATTGTTGGCAGCGAACAACGCGGTGTTGCTTTGGCAAAATCTGTTGAAGATGTGCGTACAATAGCTAATAACATTCTGGGAAAAGTACTTGTTACGCACCAGACCGGCCCTGAAGGTAAGCGAGTGAACAAGGTTTTGATTGCTGAGGATGTTTACTATCCGGGTATCAGTGAACCGAAAGAGTACTATCTGTCCATTCTGCTTGACAGAGGCAGAAACTGTAATGTCATCATGGCAAGTACAGAAGGTGGTATGGATATTGAGGAGGTTGCAGAGCATTCTCCTGAAAAAATCATGAAAGAATGGATTGATCCAAAAGTTGGATTACAACCTTTCCAGGCGCGTAAAGTTGCTTTTGCTCTTGGTTTGGAAGGCGATGCTTTCAAAGAAATGGTTAAATTTATCACTTCTCTTTACAAAGCGTATATTGAGAGTGATTCAGCGATGTTTGAAATCAACCCGGTTTTAAAAACATCTGATAATAAAATTCTTGCAGTTGATGCAAAAGTGGATCTGGACGACAACGCTTTGTACCGTCACCCGGAACTTGCTGAAATGCGTGATACCAACGAAGAAGATCCATTGGAAGTAGAAGCAGGTGCAAACAACCTGAACTATGTGAAACTGGACGGAAACGTAGGTTGTATGGTAAATGGAGCCGGACTTGCGATGGCTACTATGGACCTTATCAAGCTTTCAGGCGGCGAGCCGGCTAACTTCCTCGATGTTGGGGGTGGAGCGAACGCACGGACCGTAGAAGCAGGTTTCCGTATTATTCTTAAAGATCCTAATGTTAAGGCTATCCTTATCAATATCTTTGGTGGTATTGTTCGTTGCGACCGCGTTGCGGCAGGTGTTGTTGAAGCTTACAAAGCGATTGGCGAAATTCCTGTTCCAATTATCGTTCGTCTGCAAGGAACAAATGCTGAAGAAGGAGCACGTATCATTAACGAATCAGGTTTGAAAGTTCAGTCCGCGATTGAATTTAAAGAAGCTGCTGCGAAAGTTTCAGAAACACTTGCAAGTTTAGGAGTGTAATTCTTTCGAATAGTATTGATGAAAAAGGGCGATCGCGAGGTCGTCCTTTTTTGTTTCAGGTCTTATTAAATGTCATATATTATTTCGGTGCGCTGCACCTTGCGGATATTTAGTCAACGTGGCTTCTACAAATATTTTGGTGCTCCGCACCTTTCCGATTGAAGTGTATGTGTTTAAAGGTGCAGAGCATCTCAATATTTGTAGAAAACGAGGCTGGAAAATCCCAAAAATTGAAGGTGCAGAGCACCCGAATACTTGTAAAAATGAACCAGGACATTCCAAAGACCAAAGGTGCAGACCACCGCAATCTTTGTAAAAAAGAAGCTAGGAACCCCAAAGTTTAAAGGTGCAGAGCACTGAATATTTGTAGAAACAAAGCTTGAAAATTCTAAAGTTTGAAGGTGCAGAGCACCGCAATATTTGTAGAAAAAGAAGCTAGAATATCCCAAGGCTAAAGGTGCAGAGCACCCAAAATACTTATAGAAATGAACCAGGACATTCCAAAGGCCAAAGGTGCAGAGCACCGCAATATTTGTCGAAACCAAGTTAGAAAATCCCAAAGGTCAAAGGTGCAGAGGACCGAAAATACTTGTTGAAATGAACTAGGACATTCCACAGACCAAAGGTGCAGAGCACCGCAATATTTGTAGAAAAAGAAGCTAGAATATCCCAAAGGTTAAAGGTGCAGAGCACCGCATTACTTGTAGAAACGAAGCTAGAAAATCCCAAAGGCCAAAGGTGCAGAGCACCGCAATACTTGTAGAAACGAAGTTAGAAAATCCCAAAGACCAAAGGTGCAGAGCACCGCAATATTTGTCGAAACAAAGCTTGAAAATTCCAAAGATAAAGGTGCAAAGCACTGAAATATTTGTAGAATCCAAGCTAAAAATCCCAAAGGCCAAAGGTGCAGAGCACCGCAATATTTCTTCCCCAATCTATTCATCAAACCAATACCAAATACAAAACAACCGTCATTAAAAAACTGACGACACCCTGCAATCCCGTCAAAATGGTATGAGTCCGGTAAGTATCTTTTGCCGAAATCCCTGTAAATTGAGATACAACCCAGAACCAGGCGTCATTAGTATGTGACACGATCATCGCCCCGCTTCCTATTGCCATCACAAGCAAGGTAATTTGAAGCGGAGTTACGAAGCCAAGTGTGGCTAATAGCGGTGCAATAATACTCGTTGTCAAAACCATGGCAGAGGTAGTTGAACCTTGTGCAGTTTTGAAAAAGGCTGCGATAAAAAAGCTGATGATTAACAGGAAAACACCCGACATTTCATTCCTTGTCAACCACTCACTAACCATTTCTTTCAACGGCGTTTCTTTTAAAACTGCACCAAAAGCACCGCCCGCTCC
The nucleotide sequence above comes from Dyadobacter subterraneus. Encoded proteins:
- a CDS encoding ABC transporter ATP-binding protein produces the protein MNLLRAKGIKRTYGALQVLKGIDIEVNSGEVVAIVGASGAGKSTLLHILGTLDRPDEGQVFIGDTNVSTLVEKDLARFRNEKIGFIFQFHNLLAEFTALENACMPGYINAGLSEKEIKKRGEELLGLLGLSDRINHLPSQLSGGEQQRVAVARALLNKPAIVLADEPSGNLDSQNALELHQLFFKLRDELGHTFIIVTHNEDLAEMADRRIVMQDGKMLQ
- the sucC gene encoding ADP-forming succinate--CoA ligase subunit beta, with amino-acid sequence MNIHEYQGKSVLKKYGVRIQEGLVADTPDKAVEVAREISQQTGTKWYVVKSQIHAGGRGKGRIVGSEQRGVALAKSVEDVRTIANNILGKVLVTHQTGPEGKRVNKVLIAEDVYYPGISEPKEYYLSILLDRGRNCNVIMASTEGGMDIEEVAEHSPEKIMKEWIDPKVGLQPFQARKVAFALGLEGDAFKEMVKFITSLYKAYIESDSAMFEINPVLKTSDNKILAVDAKVDLDDNALYRHPELAEMRDTNEEDPLEVEAGANNLNYVKLDGNVGCMVNGAGLAMATMDLIKLSGGEPANFLDVGGGANARTVEAGFRIILKDPNVKAILINIFGGIVRCDRVAAGVVEAYKAIGEIPVPIIVRLQGTNAEEGARIINESGLKVQSAIEFKEAAAKVSETLASLGV